The following coding sequences are from one Gossypium hirsutum isolate 1008001.06 chromosome A12, Gossypium_hirsutum_v2.1, whole genome shotgun sequence window:
- the LOC107890490 gene encoding uncharacterized protein: MPTFTAIALDRLIEPGASKSVDKSGPNMKPPIPKPKLIPNSKLERMNNTSVTERKINHPQIASPALYATPEATPLPDSPSSFPPSPYIINHKRRGPRLLKSFSENNVSSQKKTIEESEVNGKAKLTETKSVDLSKDGSFNFSIHEPDEEEHGNGVNNGPIKVEQANGVHSGSIQDERRNGVHDVEFGSSNEKVGKSQMNNGMPSDIAEVKLHSLNLDRYDESEDFFDPKESMSATTNTDGDDDIGAESAARLATSGVEFFDAWDELSSESGSQSIHRDTEAEACEIRLSLLMEIEKRKQAEEALNKMLHMWKTISQGLAVVGLSLPADPIDVTDDELVNQAEELRQQADVARFVSLTVGRGIARAEMEMEMEAQIDSKNFEIARLLDRLHYYEAVNQEMSQRNQEAVEMARRERQRKKRRQRWIWGSIATAITLGTAALAWSYLPTGKGSSSSNVPQASNPDDAAK, encoded by the exons ATGCCGACTTTTACTGCTATAGCTTTGGATAGGCTAATAGAACCTGGAGCTTCGAAATCTGTTGACAAATCTGGTCCTAATATGAAACCACCGATTCCCAAGCCAAAGCTTATACCCAATTCAAAGCTGGAGAGGATGAATAATACATCAGTAACTGAAAGGAAGATCAATCATCCCCAAATAGCGTCACCTGCCCTCTATGCTACTCCTGAGGCAACTCCACTACCTGATTCACCATCTTCTTTTCCCCCTTCACCTTACATCATCAATCACAAGCGTCGTGGGCCTCGCCTTCTGAAGAGCTTTTCTGAAAACAATGTATCATCTCAGAAGAAAACCATTGAAGAAAGTGAGGTTAATGGGAAGGCGAAGCTGACAGAAACCAAGTCTGTTGATCTATCTAAGGATGGTTCTTTTAATTTTAGCATTCATGAACCTGATGAAGAGGAGCACGGGAATGGTGTCAATAATGGTCCTATTAAAGTAGAACAGGCAAATGGTGTCCATTCTGGCTCCATTCAAGATGAACGCAGGAATGGTGTCCATGATGTTGAATTTGGGAGCAGTAATGAGAAAGTTGGAAAGAGCCAAATGAATAATGGTATGCCCAGTGATATTGCCGAGGTAAAGCTTCATTCGTTGAACTTGGACAGATATGATGAAAGTGAAGATTTCTTTGATCCAAAGGAATCAATGAGTGCCACAACTAATACCGATGGAGATGATGATATTGGGGCAGAAAGTGCTGCAAGGCTTGCTACATCAGGGGTAGAGTTTTTTGATGCTTGGGACG AATTATCCTCTGAGAGTGGATCACAGTCCATTCATCGTGACACTGAAGCTGAAGCATGTGAAATAAGACTCAGCTTACTCATGGAAATAGAGAAGAGGAAGCAGGCAGAAGAAGCTCTAAATAAGATGCTACATATGTGGAAAACAATCAGCCAAGGGTTAGCTGTTGTGGGATTGTCACTGCCTGCAGATCCTATTGATGTGACAGATGATGAGCTGGTGAATCAAGCTGAAGAATTGAGGCAGCAAGCAGATGTTGCACGATTTGTATCATTAACCGTTGGAAGGGGAATTGCAAGGGCAGAGATGGAGATGGAGATGGAAGCTCAAATTGACTCAAAAAACTTTGAAATCGCCCGATTGTTGGACCGACTACACTACTATGAGGCTGTTAATCAGGAAATGTCTCAGAGGAACCAGGAGGCTGTAG AGATGGCACGGCGAGAGAGACAAAGGAAGAAAAGAAGGCAGAGATGGATATGGGGTTCAATTGCCACTGCAATTACCCTTGGGACAGCAGCCTTGGCTTGGTCTTACCTCCCAACAGGTAAAGGATCATCTTCGAGTAATGTTCCTCAGGCCTCTAATCCTGATGATGCAGCTAAGTGA